The Brassica napus cultivar Da-Ae chromosome C7, Da-Ae, whole genome shotgun sequence genomic interval CGAAGGATTCTTTGAATCGGAAGGAAGAGTACCCTACAAAAATATCACAAGAAACCTTGTCAATACTATCCTAATTAAAGttgtatataaataagttttaaaatgctatttttcttAGTATTATCTTAAGACCTGTATCTCGAGGATGAGGTTGTTCCCGCGAAATGATATAGCTATCAATCCAATGGCGTTAAAAATGGTATCGAAACTTGTATCCTTTGTAGCGtaagagatattgttttgattccTATGCGGAATACTAGCTAAAGGTAAACTCCAGATTGCGGTGCAGTATGCTATGGCCATAACACCACCGATCAACGAGAGTCCAAAAAGAGAATTTAGATTTGGAAACTGACACATGACCACTGCGAGGCAGCTGAAGATCACGAAGCATTGCAAGGTAGTAAGTGGCACTTTGCCATCTTCAGACATAATGTGTACAagttgttttattgtttttccaCCGGTTATAACCAGAATCGAACAAGCTCCTCCTGAGAGATACATCACAGGGAATATTCCAAGAAGTTTCCCCAGCTTCACACCTATTATATTGTTATCGTGGCATAACGTTAAAATTGTTGTATGACAAAAAAACGACAAAGTTCTAAAGAATTTAGTATTTACCGAATGAAGCAATTGCGAGTCTCAAGTATCTGCTGAAACGTATTCCGTGTACGGCTTCGTGGAGATGAACAAGAAGCCATATCGTGTAAAGTTTCCATGCAAATCCAACCGTTAAAATTATCACTCCCCATaccctggaaaaaaaaactttctgaTTATGGTAAGAATTGAAAGAGAAGTTAATTAAAAGAGAAAAGTTTTATTTGAAATGGGATTTTACCATCCTAGTGCTGCGAAAGCtgcaggaagaagaagaacttgtAAACCAAGTCCCGAGCAGAAAAGATGAAACGTTGCCGTATAAACATTCCCTTTTCTTGATTCTGTGATCGGCAGCCACTCTTCTAACGGAATCCGCCCACCATCTCCGTCGGAGGTTGGCTGTGGATCCTTGGAGAGTGTTTGTGACATAAATGAAGGAGAACCACCACGTTCTTGTGATTCTAAATCAAACAATGTGGCCAATGCTTTTTTTGACattgtataaaatattaaaaaccctttttgtttctctctctctctctctcgaggaTTCAACGTACAGCCACAAATTGAATGAGCTATGCATTCTTCCTCTCCATTCACTGGATTATATAGTTAAATTATCGGGAACGTGCGTAATTGGGAAGCTGCGTTATTAAATTTACTTGGGAGTATTTTATAGAGGTCATTTAAAATTTCGTCTCTTAAGTACATTTtcattattgtatatatattttccttaGGTCGGACTCTAtataatcaaatcaaataaaatcaatAATACTTAAAGAATATTGGTGCACATGTTATCTATAATTGATAAC includes:
- the LOC111207508 gene encoding lysine histidine transporter-like 7 codes for the protein MSKKALATLFDLESQERGGSPSFMSQTLSKDPQPTSDGDGGRIPLEEWLPITESRKGNVYTATFHLFCSGLGLQVLLLPAAFAALGWVWGVIILTVGFAWKLYTIWLLVHLHEAVHGIRFSRYLRLAIASFGVKLGKLLGIFPVMYLSGGACSILVITGGKTIKQLVHIMSEDGKVPLTTLQCFVIFSCLAVVMCQFPNLNSLFGLSLIGGVMAIAYCTAIWSLPLASIPHRNQNNISYATKDTSFDTIFNAIGLIAISFRGNNLILEIQGTLPSDSKNPSRKTMWRAVVISHVFIAVCMFLVAIVVYWAYGDKIPATGGPIGNYLELYEQDYSKRAACFIHITFIINCLCSYPINLMPACDNAEMVYTTKRHKPCSVFVRMMFRVFLCLVCFFVAVGFTFLPYLAVLIGAIGLLVTFTYPCFMWISIKQPQRESLMWWFNVSVGSIGASFSVLFVVASALRLADKGLHANFFNP